A genomic segment from Thamnophis elegans isolate rThaEle1 chromosome 3, rThaEle1.pri, whole genome shotgun sequence encodes:
- the TOMM5 gene encoding mitochondrial import receptor subunit TOM5 homolog, translating to MFRLEGLGPKLDPEELKRKMREDVLSSIRNFLIYVAVLRITPFVLKKLDSI from the exons ATGTTCCGCCTTGAGGGTCTGGGGCCCAAGTTGGACCCGGAGGAACTGAAGCGCAAAATGCGCGAGGACGTTCTCTCTTCCATCCGCAACTTCCTCATCTACGTAGCCGTGCTGCGCATCA CTCCATTTGTTTTAAAGAAGTTGGACAGCATATGA